One part of the [Pantoea] beijingensis genome encodes these proteins:
- a CDS encoding autotransporter outer membrane beta-barrel domain-containing protein yields MACGQTLFKLSALAVLAGIGSPAFAFDSLAVFGDSLSDTGNNGHWIWNSNQNKLYDEHLAEHFGLHLSPSRTGGNNYSAGNATAEPTLNPADNTQDQVKEYLRRNGGRADSKGLYIHWIGGNDLAAAASQPTKAQAIVANSAASAGAQIGMLLDAGAGLVVAPNAPDISATPFVMESVLTAGLGAAATSAIKAAYASLNAAQTPDLASRQQAIHRALLAAASSLSNDPQTQQAIAAKLIAAYDATVKQISSLTDYYNAVQSHTLAQHGGNIAVADINGLFHELQANPYAFGLTNTAGMACPPGVPASECSTSTPGFNHAGDYLFSDHFHPGPIVHAIIAQYIESIISAPVQVTHLNQGIQSMVRGTRSTLDSRYQQLRQIDNPVGTVGVFGGYSGGYQHVSSRSESGGGHENNNNLSVGVDYQLTDNLLVGGLIAGSLDKQRPDSNYRYNTSGFQAMLFSQLRVGQAWLDGDFHYLTADFSDIQRTITLGKQVRTEKGDTNGALLGGRLTAGYDFAVTQWLTTGPMLQYALDYSQVDGYSEKGTGITAMRFGDQTAHSQVGSVGWRVDAHVGSVTPWAQVNYRHQFGDDRYSANGGLKSTPLTFSREGETQDTNWVDFAVGASLPISDSVSTFAAVSQTGGLSNGNQTNYNVGISAKF; encoded by the coding sequence ATGGCATGCGGACAGACATTATTTAAACTAAGCGCTCTTGCAGTATTAGCAGGGATCGGTTCACCGGCATTTGCATTCGATTCACTGGCCGTATTTGGTGATAGCCTCAGCGATACGGGTAATAACGGACACTGGATCTGGAATAGCAATCAGAACAAACTTTATGACGAACATCTTGCGGAACATTTCGGACTGCACCTGAGCCCTTCCCGTACAGGCGGCAACAATTATTCTGCAGGTAATGCGACAGCAGAGCCAACACTCAATCCTGCCGATAATACGCAGGATCAGGTGAAGGAATATCTCCGCAGGAACGGCGGCAGAGCCGATAGCAAAGGCCTTTATATCCATTGGATCGGCGGTAACGATCTGGCCGCGGCCGCGAGCCAACCGACCAAGGCCCAAGCGATTGTTGCTAACAGCGCAGCCAGTGCGGGCGCACAGATCGGTATGCTGCTGGATGCCGGCGCAGGGCTGGTTGTTGCACCAAATGCACCAGATATCAGCGCGACCCCTTTTGTGATGGAGTCAGTACTTACTGCAGGGCTGGGAGCGGCAGCAACATCCGCAATCAAAGCGGCTTATGCATCTCTGAACGCCGCGCAGACCCCGGATCTTGCTAGCCGTCAGCAGGCTATACATCGTGCGCTTCTGGCTGCAGCCTCCTCTCTCAGCAACGATCCGCAAACCCAGCAGGCTATCGCGGCCAAATTAATCGCCGCTTATGATGCGACGGTGAAGCAAATTTCCTCGCTGACCGACTACTACAATGCCGTGCAAAGCCATACGCTTGCGCAGCACGGTGGTAACATCGCCGTGGCGGACATTAATGGTCTTTTCCACGAACTGCAGGCAAATCCCTATGCCTTTGGCTTGACCAACACCGCAGGTATGGCTTGCCCTCCTGGTGTACCCGCGTCTGAGTGCTCAACATCCACACCGGGATTCAACCATGCAGGGGACTATCTTTTCTCCGACCATTTCCATCCCGGACCCATAGTCCACGCGATTATCGCACAGTATATTGAGTCAATCATCAGCGCACCGGTGCAGGTAACCCATCTGAACCAGGGTATACAGTCGATGGTTCGCGGCACGCGTTCAACGCTGGATAGCCGTTACCAACAACTGCGTCAAATCGATAACCCAGTAGGGACAGTGGGCGTTTTCGGTGGCTACAGCGGTGGATATCAGCACGTTAGTAGTCGTAGCGAATCCGGTGGCGGGCACGAAAACAACAATAACCTGTCGGTCGGTGTCGATTATCAGTTAACCGATAATCTGCTGGTAGGTGGACTTATCGCTGGCTCGCTGGATAAACAGCGTCCGGACAGCAATTATCGTTATAACACCAGCGGATTCCAGGCAATGCTGTTCAGTCAGCTGCGTGTTGGCCAGGCATGGCTTGATGGCGATTTCCACTATCTGACGGCGGACTTCTCCGATATCCAGCGCACCATCACGCTCGGAAAACAAGTCCGGACCGAAAAGGGTGACACCAATGGCGCATTGTTGGGCGGGCGGTTGACCGCCGGTTATGATTTCGCGGTGACTCAATGGCTCACCACCGGTCCTATGTTGCAATATGCCCTGGATTACAGCCAGGTTGATGGCTATAGCGAAAAAGGGACAGGCATTACCGCGATGCGTTTCGGCGATCAAACAGCCCACTCACAAGTAGGAAGCGTGGGCTGGCGAGTCGATGCTCACGTCGGCAGCGTTACCCCATGGGCGCAGGTCAATTATCGCCATCAGTTTGGTGATGACAGGTACAGTGCCAATGGTGGCTTAAAATCAACACCTCTGACCTTCAGCCGCGAGGGTGAAACTCAGGATACTAACTGGGTCGATTTCGCCGTGGGTGCCAGCCTGCCGATTTCTGATTCCGTGTCTACCTTCGCCGCCGTATCGCAAACTGGCGGCCTGAGCAACGGCAACCAGACTAACTATAACGTCGGTATTAGCGCGAAGTTCTGA